From Synergistaceae bacterium, the proteins below share one genomic window:
- a CDS encoding Ldh family oxidoreductase, which translates to MERTTISYDKLYGYMANMLEKGMKYPRASAEITAKVLVEADARGHASHGVARIKMYFEEVNGGQNHPEATAEIVHETPISLIVQGNSAPGFPTSKLAVDKTIEKAEANGTCMTAVRMSCHFGMAGYWAEQMADRGLIGWAFTNTLRAGIPLFGRERLLGTNPIAVAIPTGRKPHFMLDMATTTVALGKIEVAARRSGVMPIGWAVDENGKDTTDAVGVAEINRFDKSPYGGQLYLGGATETLGGHKGYGLGMLVELLTAGLSMGVPTYNTYQQNCDICHYFQATRMDLFGDPKQLQAHVAGIVDRIKNSPKAEGQERIYIHGEKEFERRQKSIQEGIWLDPATWLRLDDYADRFGIEHIVP; encoded by the coding sequence GTGGAACGCACGACGATAAGTTACGACAAACTTTATGGCTACATGGCGAACATGTTGGAAAAGGGTATGAAATATCCACGCGCGTCGGCTGAGATCACGGCGAAGGTATTGGTGGAGGCGGACGCGCGCGGGCACGCGTCCCACGGGGTGGCGCGCATCAAAATGTATTTCGAGGAGGTTAATGGCGGGCAAAACCATCCGGAGGCGACAGCAGAGATCGTCCATGAGACCCCCATCTCCTTGATTGTACAGGGTAACAGCGCGCCAGGGTTCCCCACTTCCAAGCTGGCTGTGGATAAAACTATCGAAAAGGCGGAAGCCAACGGAACCTGTATGACCGCCGTGCGAATGTCCTGTCACTTTGGCATGGCCGGATACTGGGCGGAGCAGATGGCCGACCGAGGGCTCATTGGCTGGGCCTTCACCAACACGTTGCGCGCTGGCATTCCGCTGTTTGGGCGCGAGAGGCTTTTAGGCACCAATCCCATCGCCGTCGCGATTCCCACCGGGCGTAAGCCGCATTTCATGCTGGACATGGCGACGACCACCGTGGCTTTGGGCAAAATCGAGGTGGCCGCGCGCCGCAGTGGAGTCATGCCCATAGGCTGGGCCGTGGACGAGAACGGCAAGGACACGACCGACGCCGTGGGGGTCGCGGAGATCAATCGCTTCGACAAAAGCCCCTACGGGGGGCAGCTTTATCTGGGAGGGGCAACGGAGACCTTGGGCGGACATAAGGGCTATGGATTGGGGATGTTGGTTGAGTTGCTGACAGCTGGTCTCTCCATGGGGGTCCCCACCTACAACACTTACCAACAGAATTGTGATATCTGCCATTACTTCCAGGCGACGCGTATGGATCTCTTCGGCGATCCCAAGCAGCTCCAGGCTCACGTAGCAGGTATTGTCGACCGCATCAAAAACAGCCCGAAGGCCGAAGGGCAGGAGCGCATTTATATTCACGGAGAAAAAGAATTCGAGCGCCGTCAGAAATCCATACAAGAAGGAATCTGGCTCGATCCTGCCACGTGGTTGCGTCTGGACGATTACGCCGATCGCTTCGGTATCGAACACATCGTTCCGTAA
- a CDS encoding electron transfer flavoprotein subunit beta/FixA family protein, which produces MNVIVPIKQVPESSNVKMDPETGTVIRAGVETVVNPLDLYALEASLRLREKYDGKVTAISMGPPQATRALKEAVAMGCDGAVLLSDRKVSGSDTCATSYALAQMIRAIGEYDVIISGERATDGDTAQVGPGIASWLGIPVVTYVSKIEEIQNGRILLERLVEEGYQQLSTALPCLLTVVKEVATPRLPTLKGKIRSMELNIPIYTAQDVELNPDYVGLKGSPTKVVKIDTPKVTRNSKVMTAQDDISIKVAVDEFLDLIEKKGLLP; this is translated from the coding sequence GTGAATGTTATCGTTCCAATCAAGCAAGTTCCGGAAAGCAGCAATGTAAAAATGGACCCTGAAACAGGAACCGTTATTCGTGCGGGGGTTGAAACAGTGGTCAACCCTCTGGATTTGTATGCTCTGGAAGCGTCGTTGCGACTGCGAGAGAAGTATGACGGAAAGGTTACAGCCATTTCCATGGGACCGCCTCAGGCGACACGGGCGCTGAAAGAAGCGGTAGCTATGGGTTGTGATGGCGCGGTGTTGTTATCAGACCGTAAGGTGAGCGGTTCCGACACTTGCGCTACATCTTACGCCCTGGCGCAGATGATCAGGGCTATCGGCGAATATGACGTGATCATCTCCGGAGAACGGGCCACCGACGGAGACACCGCTCAGGTGGGCCCCGGAATCGCCTCATGGCTTGGTATTCCCGTGGTTACCTACGTCTCGAAAATCGAAGAGATCCAAAATGGACGGATCTTGCTGGAGCGTTTGGTGGAGGAAGGTTATCAACAGCTTTCCACCGCTCTTCCTTGTCTCCTTACAGTGGTCAAAGAGGTGGCCACCCCCAGACTTCCCACTTTGAAGGGTAAGATCCGTTCCATGGAGTTGAATATACCCATTTACACCGCCCAGGACGTGGAGCTCAACCCCGATTACGTGGGGCTTAAGGGATCTCCGACAAAAGTTGTCAAGATAGACACCCCCAAGGTCACCCGAAACAGCAAGGTGATGACGGCCCAAGACGACATCTCCATCAAGGTTGCGGTGGACGAATTTCTTGATCTCATTGAAAAGAAAGGGCTCCTGCCATGA